The genomic stretch CCACTGTGCTGAGACAGCTCCAGCCCACCATCACCCTGTAGTAACCTCTTATGAATCATATTACTCCCCAAAGTGCAATTTAAGATCACACTTCCAGTATGTTGGAAATCATGCAAAAGAAATTTCAAGGAGCTTGACTTTAATCTTGAGTCCAGGTCAACCTCCCAATCCGCCGGATCCTGCAGTTCCCATAATGCAACTTTGTGAATTTCATCAGACCCTTACTCCCGGTCAGTTCATATCCTCCTAACTTGTTACCCCTGCTTCACAGGACCAGTCATTCACTATAAATAATTCACTATAAAAATCACATGCAAAACATCAGTGAAGCACTTTTAAAGCTTAAACGTTGGATGCAGTATAGTTCGTCCACACTGTGTAAGTATATATTTGTATCTTATTGTTTCTGTTGAGTGATGTATTCAATCCCACAATTTACTTTGGTTGCTCCATTGCTTAAAGGGAAAGACCTTCACCCAATTATTTTTCCATGATAATTCTTTTACACTGCACTACTATTTGAAAGCttgaaatgcagatttttttttttttttttttttaaagcaggaaaTCATGTGGTAAAAATGGCAAAGGGGTCATGGGGTCGATCTGAACAAAACCTATGACGTTTGACTTTCAAATGTGGTTGTACTGCACTATACCATCCAGAAGATGGCAGTATGAGCACAGGTAAAGTTTGATACGTGCGCCGGTCTGTCCTGGGAAAACTGACACAAAAAGAGATAAACGCAACaacagagaaatacaaaaatCCGTGTTGTCTGGGAGACTATTTGCCTTACAGTACAGTCTGAACAAAATTCAAAAAGGTAATGTGTCTGTCATAGATGTCAGAGATAAATCCCTACTGCAACAGTCTGTAGTAGAGTCGTGTATTATAATAAGTTGGGGGAACTATCGAAATCGTAACaaaaattaatgatttaaaGCACTAAACAATGTAAATGTCTTTTGATTGAAATAAAGAGCTAAGAATTAAACAAAATGATtgcctccctgagttaaatcaGCTTTAGATCATAGATAAGAATTGATTTGCACCTCTCTTCAAACAGACACAAATGGATGTCTTATAATCAAATCACTGAAGCAGGCTATTTTATGATCGGGAGGATCTCTGCAAACACGCCATAAAGATCTTGAACCCAAACCGAATTACAGCGAGCGACAGAGCGCATGCTGCTTTGTTTGCCATCCTTTAAATGCCAATAATTAAAACGTTAACCTGATTGGGTAGAGAGTGCCAGAGGGAGAGGGTGTCTGTATCCCAATAGGCGAATCCTTTTTAATAACCCGCCTCAAGATAATGATGTAAAAAGACCGAAGCGTCTTGTGCGTAACTAGGGTTATCGTGGGAGATCCAGTGAAGGTGAATCAGACATAAAAAGGGAGAGAAGCAGGAGAGACTAGCTCTTATTACGTGAGGCTCCTCCTCGTCTCTACACCTCAGCTGACAAAGTGGAGCAAGCCTGCAACTTCACCACTGACACACAACTAAACTCGTAAAgggcaaaaagaggaagaaactcTCAGACACGCGTCAAGAGTTTCCATAAGAGACCATAGCCTGCAACGACGCGGAATCCACGAGGCTATGGACAGGAGGATGAACTTGAACGGTGGCGCAGGGGACATTTTTCACAAAACTCTGAGCGCTGTGTCCACTAAAAAAATGGACCATTTCAGATCGTCGGCCGGCATCGAACTACCAGTCAGAGACCGCCAGTCACCGATCAGCTGCTTTGACCAGGCCGATCCAGACCCGATTCAGCCGGGAGGACTGGCAGGAGGTAGAGGGGGGGCCCTGGGTCTGCCGACAGGATCTTTGTGTGTAAAGTACGGGGAGAGCGCCAACAGGACCTCGGCAGCGGAGAGCAGCGGAGGTGAGCAGAGCCCCGACGATGACAGTGACGGCAGGTGTGACATGGTCCTTCTGGGTGACGGGAGAACGGTGGGCACAGGGAAAGCTGAAGGAGGTAAGAAAACCAAAGAGCAGAAAATACTGAGGCTAAACATCAATGCCAGAGAAAGACGACGGATGCACGATCTGAACGACGCGCTGGATGAACTCAGAGCGGTCATCCCCTACGCGCACAGCCCGTCAGTGCGGAAACTCTCCAAAATAGCCACTTTGCTGCTGGCCAAAAACTACATCCTCATGCAGTCACAGGCACTGGAGGAGATGAGGAGGCTAGTGATGTAtctcaaccagggccaagccaTTTCTGCGGCTTCCATACCGGCCACCACTGCCCTCGCAGCTCCCGGCCTGGGCGCGTACGAACAACCGGGTGGCTATCCCTTCCCCACCGGAGTGGCCGCGTCCTCCTGCCCCGATAAATGTGCCCTGTTCAGCAATGCCACTTCCAGCCTCTGCAAACAGTGCACTGACAAGCCTTAACGCGCCTGAAAAAGACTCTGAGAAGCACACGAGACAGAAGAACTCACTTTTAAGGACACTTTTGGAGAGGAAAACCAGTGAAGTCAGTAGgctagagacaaaaaaaaaaaagtaatgccgACGAATACTTTTATAATATTTACTAAATGCATTAAAACGCGCTTTTTGTTTAAACATTGCTTGATTGTGAATATAAATCATCCTTAAAGTGCTGGTGTGAATGACAGTGAAGACCAAACAGAAGTACAGTAGGGCCTGTGAGAGTGGCTGCAAGTGTTGATTTGAGTTAGTTGTTGATCACTTGCTCTGTGATGGACACTTTTGGAAATGTGGGTGACCTGACAACTTGCGACTTTTTCCACTTGAATAGATGGACATCTTGCCGGAGCGGTAGTCCAGACtcactttctgctgctttctcattGATTCCCGGTTTTATTTCCAATCAACTCagagactttgtttttttggttttctttttttttttttttttttggtttcttttttggttCAAGGCCTACTTTCCCGAAGTTTTTCTGCTGAGCAAGTGGAATGTTATGGACAAGGAAAGTCAAGTGAAATAGACAGCAAGTTGAGAGGTTGAATCAGTCAGATATTTATGTGCTAATTTTAGACACTTGTTAATCGTTGCGCACGCCTATTGCAATTCTTTTTGGGCCACTGTGATATAATAAGCATTCAGAAAATTTTTACAAATCCTGAATTGAAGCTTATCGGGTGTTTCGATGTCTTTTGTAATTTATTAATTTGGATCTTTAATTTATGATGGATATTTTTGCTTGCATTGCACATTGTCGTCTTTCTTTagttgctgtattttttttcttcttaaacatGATGATTGAGGTCTTCAGATTAATCGCGTTGTCAGGTCAGGCTGTGGATTATTGTAGATACCTTAGTTATtataagagcagaggaggggccGTTTGTATGTATTTCAGTGTTGAAAagctttattaaaatattttgaacaACAGAAAAAGTAAATCTGATTATTCATCTGCTGTGAAGTACAGTGCACGTGGAATCAGAGCGAACTGCCTTTACTCTTGCAGAAACGTTGgaattttattatcattattactattattgaGTTTTAAACGAACAAAATGGAATAAATTCAGACCCTCTCAGTTTCTAGGGATGATGCAGCTCTCATTTGTCAGTCTCTGCATTCTCACCAGGTGTCAAACAGGGAGGGAAATAACGTTCAACAATTTTCTGCTCCATCAAAACCGGTAACTTTTCGGGTCCTAAGTCTTGGAAGCGAAGGCCAGACGTGGGTGGGCGAACGTAGCTTCAGGGCAACATTAAGATGTTTGTGCTCCGcggacaagaaaaaaaaaacctctggtgACCTTTACTGTTGTTGTTAAGACAATTTCCACGACCGTGTGTAATATGATAATGCGAAAACAAGTGTGTATGAAAACTGTCGGCAGTAATACCTGGAATCGTATAATCAAACAGATCGTTAAGGCAATTAGACCTCCagaatgttattaagaaatgtaATTAGGACTCTGTTGATTGCCGCAATTTGGTATCTTTACTCAGCTGCACTCCGATCGACTCAGCCTTTGTCTCCCTCACTTTACTGCCCACATCGAAAACAATTTGATGCCACAAGAAATATCTTTGAGCACAGTCTTCAGCATGTAGAGAAGGGAATTTGGATATGGTGATATGTACTTGAAACACGACGGCCAATCTAGTGTTAATACTCATgatctaagtttttttttttttttttgtctagctaaaactgcattttaactGCGATGTGAGTCAAAAGTCAGTGTAAATAGTCTGAAAGCTTCAGTACCATGGACAGAGGCCACAGATTTCACATTTCAAACAGATGAATTCATAATGACCATTTTGTACCACAGTTTTTTTCACAACTTTTTAATATAATCAACAAAATTCAATGCAGCAAACCTCTTGCcagcagatgtttctgtgtagaTGCAAACTGTAACATTTTCTTCTTAGTAAAGATGCTGaaacatgaacatttttaaTCCCTCGATTTCAGAGACTTTTAGACAAATATATCACaacacagtttttcattttaaatcctCAAACAAGCTTGAAGCTTGCACAATTATACAAGAAAAAACTCTTCaaaatacaacatttttttccccagtaatTTTAACTGAAAAGCTGCATCTTAATCTGTTTTTCCCCACATAGAAGCAAACAATATGAAAATGTGCTCCTATCAGTGGCTTATTATTTTTGCAAGTCTCCGATCTAAGCTTTGTGTCTGTATGATGAGCCATTCTGACAACAGGGTCATTACAGTGTCCCATTTAATCCCATCACACCCCTGAATGCCTCGACTCTTCACGGAAGAGCCCTTAATCAAGACTGGGAATAATCAGGAGACATCAAAACAGCtctggagtaaaaaaaaaaatcctgtcatGAACTCATCTTACAGGATTAaaacttagatttttttttgtttgaagaaagagatgaagcttttttttttcctgctgctgtttgaaaatGAGACTTcacaaaaaacattaattatgCAATATGCATTAATGCACAAATGACTGGAGCATTTAACCCATACTAATATTCACATTAGCCCAGAAGAGGAAATTCCCCAGGGGTGAGACAGAGCCATATGCGTAcataaaacagaacacaacatccaaaggaaaacagacaacagcataaaaatatcagtgtaaagGCTGCAGAAATTTTACAGCTAGCACGGGAAGCACAATATTTACGAAAAGTAAGAAGTTCTATAATCAAAAAGGCTCCATGTTCCTCCTGATAAGGGGGCTGCTCAAGCCTTGCTgatatttcagtcatttttacaaGTTGGTGAAATGTCATGTACACACGAGGGTGTCTGAAATGTTAAGCTGGACTGGGCAGTGATAGAGCCCCAAGATGTCttgtgaaaacagaaaaacaaggggatttcaagcttttttctttctttttctgtttaagtGGCCACCAACCAAGTCATAATAGGGAACATCGCTTTTATTCACAAGCCTAATAAAGCTGCATCTGTCTTTAAAGCATTTACAGTGAAGAAGTGGGGTTCTCGAATAAAAGTGgaagataaaaaacaaaacacaacacccCTTTCATAAACTATAAAATGTCCAATTTACCATATCAATGGCCAGCAGGGCACTTCTTCATAACGCAGCTGTGATGCATGCTAAGGatgataaacattaaaaatatacataagtATGCTGAATTGAAATGTCTCCATATCAGTAACCGGTAAAACTCTTGACAATGGATTCATCCATGCTGTGTCAGACACTCTGTGTAAAGATATATGTGCTGCACTGGCTGAGGCACCAAATCAACTGTTGGGTGGTACTTTATTTTTGTCAGGCCACTAATAGCAGTGCATAATGTTGTCGTTGCATGGTGCACACACAATGCAGGCTAATAAAGCTGTGTAAACTGATAATACTCAGCATACAAATATCAACTTCTTAATACTGTAGTTAAACCTCCATTATCGGATGCACTATAGAGATGATATATAAGGAAATTATGAAAAGGCTCATCTATGAAGACTCTGGTCTACATAGATGAGCATTTTCCCACCTGCAAGGAGTTTTATTGAGATGTTTTTGACCTTCAACTACAAATCTTTCAAGTAGCATCATTATTAGAAACTTTACTTCCTGGAGAAGGAACATTGAGCACAGTTTTTATGATAAATGGTCCAACTTGCAGACTTCCCTGACTCAATATTTCAAAATCTGCATGGGAAATTGATATTTGCAACCAAATATATGCTTACCGCCTTTAAAACACTACTAGGGCCATTTAAATGAGCCACCTAGTTATGCTCTGTTTGAAGGAAGATATGCATCACATTACATTTAAGGTTGCCTTGAAAAAGATGAGACGTGGATTTTACAGATTAATGCTATAACTGAATCTTTCCCTTCAAAATATAAACAGTGATGAGCCCCATTATAACACTCAGACCTTGATGCTTGAAGGAGCTGTTTAACTGCAATCACAGTTGTACTGTTAATTTAAAATATCTTCATAAAACAGTGACTTTAAGGAGTGTATTTAGAAATAATTTGtggtaatttagaaaaaaaCCTGCGACTCTTTCttcagaaaatataaataatgaataCTGAGACTCACTTGGAGCAGCTTTCCTGGATTAACAACATTCAGTATTTCCTGTATGTTTCTAAGTGTATGTTTTCCTACTCAACTAATGAGCTCCTAATTCATTACATCGGGATTGTTTTTGTATCTCTGAGGCAGGCTCGAGGTCAGGTAAACATATGGCGGCGCATTTAGCTCTGAAAGTTCTAACAGGGCACAATAAATGACGTAGTAAACTGTGATTACCCTCTCATCTGGAATACAACTGTTGAGTAACATCTCTAATATTCCAACTGCCTCCATATTAATCAGATTAAAACCCCAATCCCCTAATCCCTGTTTACCGATGGCTCTGTCTTTCTGCCGTAATCTGATGTTCTTTTATTCCACTGGGATTAAACTATGTCATGGCCGAGCACAGTAATTTGGCGGCGGTGTTGTTGTGGACAGCACTGGCTTTGTTGCTCTATGGGTTGTTTAttccagaaaaaaagaagacaaaaaaaataaaacaatttactCTGTGGTTTGAACAAACAAGAACGGGCAATGAAGAAGTGCTTTCATTGTTCAAATATTTGTGCCAAATAAATCGAATTATGAACGCTGTTGGGAGACAATTCACTCGATTTGACGCCGTTTTATGGTGCTGTTGCTTAAAATAAACTTTGAGCTTTGGTGCGTTCCATCTATAATGTTGATTTCATTTAGAAATTACTTGTTATCCACGCATCTTGATAAAAGTATAAAAGAAAAACCGGAACAAAATTGACGTTTCATTAGATCTTTAAATGTACTGCTTATGTGACCATTTTAACGTCAAAAAATATCTTCCAGTGGTGCAGTGGTCAAAGCTTCCCCGACAGCTGTGAACTTTCCATTTATGTGACCTTAACATTGAGATAATGTGCTTGATTAGAGTGGATGTAAAACTCACAGTGACCCTGCTCTGGATTATGTTAACAGTACCATGCTCAGCTGCACGTGGAATCactaatgcaaactttaaacggAGTCAAGGATTTAAACAAAAACGTGTATCTGTTCTTGTGTACTTTACCtgtgagagagacagcaatCTCTTGTCCTGCTCAATATGCAGATCGTGACCCTCTCAGGGTTCATTAAAGCCAAGGTGAGGAGCATTTCCTCTCCAGTCTCTGATATTCATTAACTTTGGCTTTCACACTGAAATAAAGACACGAGGATGACACAATAGTAGCGAGAATCACTTACTTCTcatttaaaatacacacactttaTCTTTGTTTCCCTCCCATACACGCACCGACCACAAGACAAACGAGAGGTCTGACCAATAGGGAGGCGTATAGCCCTATAAAGAAGACACTTTCTGATATAACCTCAATTCTGTGTTGTAATAATGACAGTACCTATTTATGTGCTGCTCCTACAACAATTCATCACCTGATTGCTGAACAGGTTTCTGATTAGAATGTAATCTGAAGATTATGATGCATTATGAACAAGGTCAACTATATAGCAAACAAAGGCATAAAATCAGACATAAAACAGTCCAAACAGTGACTGGATCTGAGGTCAGTTCCTGAATGATAATTCACTGCCACTTTCTAGGGACACAGAAGAGTTTAGAAAGTGGATTTTGGTCTAAAACGTGGAAAGAATAAACCAACATCCTACTTCCCTCCTTTGAAAAATCTGTCATGTTACTAGAGCATGAAACCCCGCCGTTAGTGTAACACTTGCTTGGCTGATCTTCCTGATGTGCTGAGTGCTACTCCAGGCTTCAGTGTATCTGTCTGAGCAAAGGTCTTTAACAGCCATGAATGCCAAGCATGGGGGAGGCAGGCCAGGCCAAGCGTAACCATGGCGGCCCAATGTCCTTGGCTCCTTGGCGGCCTTCACCTCACACTCCCTGCACAGTGAATTTTATGGCTAATTTCCGGCAATTTATCCTGGCACTTTCAGAAGAGAGATTCCTGCGGGAATAATGTGCATAATTTGCATAAATCATCCTGATAGAATGCATATCAGTATGTAACACCCCCCCCTCTCCGTCTGATGCTGCAGCGTTTACTTTGTAatcaaaactgactcttttccACCGGCGGATGCACAAGAGCCATGAGAAGGGGGCCTGGGTTTAGGTGAgtaattacaaagaaatgaaacataCATACAGAAGCGCATGAAGAAAACACTCAAGGAAACTTTTGGGAGAGGGGGGGGAAACCCTGAAAATCCACTCTATAGGGAATACATCGAAAATATAAGAAGTTTGTGTTGATATATTTagttgcttttaaaatgtgatattGATGCACTCAGAACAAAatagtctcatctctgcttctcATGCTACAGTTTAACACTAGTTTCCTTTTAAATTTggccttccttttctctttggCATATTTTGACATTAATGTCTTAATTtaaaccaatttcctctcactGCCTTTCCATGTCCTTAGCACTGTAGAAGTGAGACTTCAGTCGCAGTTTAGTCCACAGGCCTTTTCTCAAAAGATCCCTCTGTGTAAACAGCCAATTGTCTGAGGGGAAGAGACGGGGGTCACTGCAAGGCTTCCCCCCCTTGCTGTGATCTAATCTGACGTACAGTGAGAATGTGCATATTCTCTTGGACTGCATTCGTTACAATAATCAGCCGTGGTCAAATCGACTTTGTTGGTCAAGGAAGTGCGAGATGAAAGAGAGAAATGGAGCACAATAGGAAGAGGAGGGTTTTGTCTTTCAgtgcacacaaagacaaaaggcaTGTGGCCTGATGGAAATGCTACAGAGCATGCAAGCTGCACAAGAGGCAGTGGGTTAACTAATCGGAGAAGACACACAGGCCAAACATAGCTGCACAGGGAAAGAGTGCTTCACTCGTTACATGCATTCAATTTTGTGACTGACAGGAAAGAATTGgaagcatttgtgtgtgtttttttttttttttttttaaattgtgtgtgcattttagAGATGCAGCCCTCATTGGAGCAAGCAGTTTTGTGTATACACACTACCAGGTGCCTCCACAGGCCTTCACCCCAGAGTCTCAAGATCTCAGACAGTATCACTGGTGACAACGGGACAGTCGTCCGCTGGATAGCCGTTAATCACAATAATACAGGGCAGCCTAATCACGACTCACTGATCAAGCGCTTAATGACATGCCTGCCATACCCACTGTAACCAGCCCGCTGCAGAGGGATTCACACACCAAGACTAGCTCCTTTTGTGGGGggcaggagcaggaggaggacggTGGTTATGAGGCTGGTGCACAGCCATCCAGACAATAATTACTCGATGACTGTGGTCACATTAAGGATCAGTCAAAGCAGATTAATTTCGACTGATAGCATTGGTCCCTCCTAAATGCAGATTTTCTTAATAAGAGTGAAATTGTGTCACTGAGAGGGTTAGGCACTGAGAGGTTTGCTTATATAGGGGGTACTCCAATTACTTACCCGGAGAGACAATGTCGTCTTCTTTGCACAGATCAAACTGTACTTCTGAATGTCAGTGCAAAATTAgcacacaaatgtgtttttcatatcGTTGGGTCtgacgtgtgtgtttgtatgcagAAACTGTATGCACAAATGAGACTGCATGTGTGGTACGGGTAGGCCTTTCAGTAAATACCCAGAGACCCCAAGAATTACCCAGAGCAGAGAGGACAGCatctgtttgtgtgcttgtgccGAGCAAACAAGGCAATTTAGAGAACACCAAGGGAGCTGCTAATAAACACAACCTTATTCCCCCTTCCTCCTACACCTGGCTCCGAATATTGCAGCACTACAGTAAGCATgcctgtctgcatgtgtgtgtgtctgtgtgtgtgtgtgagagtgagagtgaaagagacagcatgtgtgtgtgtgatgcagtgCCTAGTGGACCTGACCAGGAGGGCCGTTAGTGGGCCTTCACAAGTGTGCATGTGATCGAGCGTGTGTTACATGTGAGCATGAGAAAATGTGCAACATGCGTGTGCAACCATTCATCATTCTGCATTGAGAAGCATGCCAGTGCTGCTGGGAAATGGCAGGTCTGTGTCCCATCACACCCCGGCGTCTTTGTCTGTATGGTCAAAGCTGCGCCAAAATGTCTGCCCTGGATACCTGGCATAGAAACAGCACTTTACTGTACACAAAGGTGTGTGAGCACAGGGCTGTCAGAAACTGGACTTCTCCTACATGGATACCAGTCACAATGGCCTAATTGCAGTTGTCCTttacttttctttgtttacttTCAGGTATTACAGTTATCAAATgcaacattattttttaataatccaGAACCTGAatttttcaaacatttaaaatctttcctgttttttttttttttgtgctttctttAACTGTCGCAGTAAACGTGCTCTAATGAGACCTGCAGCCTTGCTCACCGCCACCACTGACTGTGACATGTAGCCAAAGTGACACCCAGCGAAACCACGCATCAGACCAGACACAAAATGGCCGTCCGGTGCCAAACTCCGCCTTGGCTTTCACTTCGTATCACACCACAGAGCCTGGTCGGGGAGTGAAAGCTTTACAGCACATTTAGAGAAAAACTCATGGCCCATTGTCAACATCTGTCACTAACAGATATTTAAATCTttacatgcccccccccctgtACTTCTGTGGAGATACACATgcattattttgcattttagaTCGAACTTGTTTGATCAAATCCAGTCAAATCCATTAAATGATCCAGTTTGCCCTTCAAATAGGAACACTTCAAAGTCTCCTTACCTCTCATGTCACATACCTGGCAGCTTCAGAAAACAGACTGCAATCTATCAGCCTTTGAGCCTCCGAGCCAAGAACCTCCTGAAATAAAAGAGGGTGAGAAAATAAGTGCAAAAGGGGAGATTAAACTGAGTTATTACATTGATTAGATTTCCAGAATGCTAATTAAAAGATGTTAGAACATGGGCCCAGCCAAGGATCAGTGGGCGCTAATGAGGACCAATAAGCCTCTGTAATCTGTGCTGTAATGAGAGTGGTTTAAATGTAAAGTTTGCGGGGAGACGAGTGAGGAGGAGGATAGATGTGGTGATCCTGGAGAACCAATCCTAAGCCGTCATTATAACCAGTAATAGCGAGGATTCACAGCCTCagcaaaaagacagaaataaaagtGAGATGAGTGAACGCAGAGAGAAATTCAATTATACTAAAAGAGGGTTtgtacaataaaaacattttattattagacAATTAACAGGCTGGTTTAATGGCTGAAGGTCACATACCCCCCTTGTCttgaattacaagaaagccttcATAAAGTAACAGGGCAATATCGTTTAATGAGTGACCAGTCATCCCACCCCATTGCTCCTTTTATCTTGTTTTTCCCTTAAGGTTTTATGAGTTGCACACTTTTCCATATTTGGGATTTTTTCTTAGGCATAATAGAAGTTACATAGAAGAAAGGAGCTTTGCACGCCTCTGAGAACCCAATGAAAACAGTATTTATACTTGCCAGTATAATTAAAATATCTATATCAATATTTCAGGTGAGGACAGTGCCCCAGTTGTTGTCAATAGTTAGGCTTGCACCTCTTAATATCTAGTAAGACTTCTTGAATATATTTCTGAATCTTTAAACTGCATTAAAGTAATGAGGAAAAGAATTTCAGCAAGAAAAAAGGCACAGTGTATTGTCATATTTTATTATACTGAATATTACCTTTTTGCCTGGATTAataagtaaaaggaaaaaaaatcttcaccTTTGAGAAACTGGAAATCTGCATGCTTGGCacttaa from Archocentrus centrarchus isolate MPI-CPG fArcCen1 chromosome 20, fArcCen1, whole genome shotgun sequence encodes the following:
- the bhlhe22 gene encoding class E basic helix-loop-helix protein 22, which gives rise to MDRRMNLNGGAGDIFHKTLSAVSTKKMDHFRSSAGIELPVRDRQSPISCFDQADPDPIQPGGLAGGRGGALGLPTGSLCVKYGESANRTSAAESSGGEQSPDDDSDGRCDMVLLGDGRTVGTGKAEGGKKTKEQKILRLNINARERRRMHDLNDALDELRAVIPYAHSPSVRKLSKIATLLLAKNYILMQSQALEEMRRLVMYLNQGQAISAASIPATTALAAPGLGAYEQPGGYPFPTGVAASSCPDKCALFSNATSSLCKQCTDKP